The following proteins are encoded in a genomic region of archaeon BMS3Bbin15:
- the gadB gene encoding glutamate decarboxylase beta, with protein sequence MALHKREDIRDELLDDIYGSADLSVKFPKFKFPKDEHIPRDAYSAIHDELILDGNARQNLATFCTTWWEPEVQQLMDECVDKNMIDKDEYPQTAEVERRCVHMLADLWNSPESAHTIGCSTTGSSEAAMLGGLALKWRWRKRRQAEGKPTDKPNLVTGPVQICWPKFCRYWDVELREIPMESDRLIMTPEEVLKRCDDNTIGVVPTLGVTFTGQYEPVKAVSDALDQLQSEQGLDIPIHVDAASGGFLAPFVSPDLEWDFRLPRVKSINASGHKFGLAPLGVGWAVWRDIDDLDEDLIFKVNYLGGDMPTFALNFSRPGGQIVAQYYNFLRLGKEGYRKIQQACYDTAKYLAKAIEQMGIFELIHDGEGGIPAVSWKLKEDTDVGFTLYDLADRLRTRGWLVPAYSMLPNCTDLVIQRILVRHGFSHDLGSLLLDDIRHSIAYFDRHPVSKPLSESEAGSYNHSGR encoded by the coding sequence ATGGCATTACATAAGAGGGAAGACATTCGAGATGAGCTGTTGGATGATATTTACGGGTCGGCTGACCTATCTGTCAAGTTCCCAAAATTCAAGTTCCCTAAAGACGAGCACATTCCACGCGACGCTTACAGCGCCATTCACGACGAACTTATTCTTGATGGCAACGCACGACAAAATCTTGCAACATTTTGCACTACTTGGTGGGAACCGGAAGTGCAACAGCTTATGGATGAGTGCGTTGACAAGAATATGATTGACAAGGATGAGTATCCTCAGACAGCGGAAGTCGAGAGACGGTGTGTTCATATGCTAGCTGATTTATGGAATTCACCGGAATCAGCACATACAATTGGTTGCTCTACGACAGGGTCAAGTGAGGCTGCTATGCTAGGCGGACTGGCTCTGAAGTGGAGGTGGCGCAAACGACGCCAAGCCGAAGGTAAACCAACGGATAAGCCCAATCTTGTTACTGGCCCTGTGCAGATATGCTGGCCCAAGTTCTGCCGTTATTGGGATGTTGAGCTGCGGGAAATACCGATGGAAAGCGACCGCCTAATCATGACGCCTGAGGAGGTTCTCAAGAGATGTGATGATAATACGATTGGTGTAGTTCCAACGCTTGGTGTAACTTTTACCGGCCAGTATGAACCGGTAAAGGCTGTTAGTGACGCGCTTGATCAGCTTCAGAGCGAACAGGGACTTGACATTCCAATCCACGTCGATGCGGCGAGCGGAGGCTTTCTGGCACCCTTTGTAAGTCCAGATTTGGAATGGGATTTTAGGTTGCCAAGGGTAAAGTCAATCAACGCATCAGGCCACAAATTTGGACTTGCTCCACTCGGAGTTGGTTGGGCTGTTTGGCGAGATATAGATGATTTAGATGAAGACCTCATTTTTAAGGTTAACTACTTGGGGGGTGATATGCCAACTTTCGCACTCAATTTCTCTCGCCCGGGTGGACAGATAGTCGCCCAGTATTATAATTTCCTGCGGCTAGGCAAGGAGGGATATCGAAAAATACAACAAGCTTGCTACGACACAGCCAAATATCTCGCTAAGGCGATTGAGCAAATGGGGATATTCGAACTTATCCACGATGGTGAAGGTGGTATTCCTGCTGTAAGTTGGAAACTGAAAGAAGATACTGACGTTGGCTTCACCCTCTATGATTTAGCCGACCGACTGCGGACACGGGGATGGCTCGTGCCAGCCTATTCCATGTTACCCAATTGCACCGACCTCGTCATTCAACGTATCCTCGTGCGCCATGGGTTCAGTCACGATCTTGGTTCATTACTTCTCGACGATATCCGACATTCAATCGCTTACTTCGATAGGCATCCAGTGAGCAAACCGCTGTCTGAATCCGAGGCGGGTAGCTACAATCACAGCGGCAGGTAA
- a CDS encoding putative deoxyhypusine synthase: MRRVGQIEIKPAMTVDSLIGEYGRAGVLGAGKLAEACSIFEEMVRDDATVLLGLAGPMCASGLRKIISDLIREGVISGIVTSGANLVHDIIEALGGHHIVGDFRADDIELHKKGYGRIGNVYAKVEDFVSFEDFVQDFLRTIPEEDIENLSPRELITEIGEHLEDRDSFIRAAYENNVPIFSPGISDSMLGLQLFFFSQTNRISLNVLKDMKELSTLVLSSSKVGAIFLGGGLPKHYIMGANLLREGFDYAVQITLDREEGGSLSGAKLEEGISWGKAKEKARVATVIGDATIIFPIMAASLMERVL, translated from the coding sequence ATGAGGAGAGTTGGGCAGATTGAAATCAAGCCTGCCATGACAGTGGATTCTCTGATAGGCGAGTATGGAAGGGCGGGAGTGCTCGGTGCAGGCAAGCTTGCCGAGGCATGTTCAATCTTTGAGGAGATGGTAAGAGACGATGCTACAGTGCTCTTGGGTTTAGCCGGGCCAATGTGCGCATCAGGTTTGAGGAAGATTATATCCGACCTTATAAGAGAGGGTGTCATCTCAGGCATTGTCACTTCCGGAGCAAACCTTGTGCATGATATTATAGAGGCTCTTGGAGGTCACCACATAGTCGGAGACTTCAGAGCAGATGATATAGAGCTTCATAAAAAGGGTTACGGTAGAATTGGAAATGTTTATGCAAAAGTTGAAGACTTTGTTTCCTTTGAGGATTTCGTCCAGGATTTCCTCCGAACAATACCTGAAGAAGATATTGAGAATCTCTCGCCGAGAGAATTGATAACAGAGATTGGTGAGCATCTTGAGGATAGAGATTCTTTCATCAGGGCAGCCTATGAAAACAATGTTCCTATCTTCTCCCCTGGTATATCAGATTCCATGCTTGGTCTCCAGCTCTTTTTCTTCTCCCAGACAAATAGAATCTCTCTGAATGTGTTAAAAGATATGAAAGAACTTTCAACTCTTGTGTTGTCCTCCAGTAAGGTGGGTGCCATTTTTCTTGGGGGAGGACTTCCGAAGCACTATATAATGGGTGCAAATCTTCTGAGAGAGGGTTTTGACTATGCAGTGCAGATAACTCTTGATAGAGAGGAGGGAGGAAGCCTGAGTGGTGCCAAACTTGAGGAAGGTATAAGCTGGGGAAAGGCTAAAGAAAAAGCAAGAGTTGCCACAGTTATAGGTGATGCCACAATAATCTTCCCGATAATGGCAGCAAGTTTGATGGAGAGAGTATTATGA